A stretch of the bacterium genome encodes the following:
- the rplA gene encoding 50S ribosomal protein L1 — MGRPKVKTIETAIEEGKLKDLEPRLELSEAGEEEVKKEVKQARKKVGKAKVRSQRYQKLLEGLDKINKYPVEEAISLLKKTSATKFDSTLEAHINLGTDSTKSDQQIRRAINLPHGLGKKISVLVFADEKDEPEIKKAGAQLGTEKSLDEIAKGKINFDKVVAIPSWMPKLAKVAKVLGPKGLMPNPKTGTVSDDPLTVVEKLSAGMSEIKTEKSPIVHTVFGKASFDEKKLKENLESLIKEIHSSRPANFKKELIKSVYLTSSMGPSLKLDLTSTK, encoded by the coding sequence ATGGGCCGACCAAAAGTTAAAACAATTGAAACTGCCATTGAAGAGGGAAAACTCAAAGACCTTGAGCCAAGACTCGAATTGTCCGAAGCAGGTGAAGAAGAAGTAAAAAAGGAAGTCAAACAGGCTCGGAAAAAGGTTGGCAAAGCCAAGGTTCGTAGCCAGCGTTATCAGAAGCTTTTAGAGGGTCTCGACAAAATCAACAAGTACCCAGTTGAAGAAGCTATTTCCCTTTTGAAAAAAACCTCGGCGACAAAATTTGATTCTACTCTCGAAGCTCATATCAACTTGGGGACCGACTCAACCAAATCGGATCAGCAAATTCGCCGTGCTATCAACCTTCCTCATGGTTTGGGAAAGAAAATCTCTGTTCTTGTTTTTGCCGATGAAAAGGACGAGCCCGAAATCAAAAAAGCCGGTGCCCAGCTCGGAACTGAGAAAAGTCTAGACGAAATTGCCAAAGGTAAAATTAACTTTGACAAAGTCGTGGCTATACCCTCTTGGATGCCGAAACTAGCGAAAGTGGCCAAGGTCCTAGGACCAAAAGGGCTGATGCCCAACCCTAAGACTGGTACTGTCTCCGACGATCCACTGACAGTTGTTGAAAAACTCTCGGCCGGAATGAGCGAAATCAAAACAGAAAAATCTCCTATCGTTCATACTGTTTTTGGCAAAGCTAGTTTTGATGAGAAAAAACTCAAAGAAAATCTTGAAAGTTTGATCAAGGAAATACACTCTTCTCGGCCAGCCAATTTCAAAAAGGAACTGATCAAATCCGTTTACCTTACCTCTTCCATGGGTCCAAGCCTCAAACTGGACCTTACCTCGACTAAATAG